The Nicotiana tomentosiformis chromosome 2, ASM39032v3, whole genome shotgun sequence genome includes the window AATATATCCAGAATTATATATCCGTTTGCATAAAATGCAGTTTCCTCTGTAATCCTGCTCTAAATCATGGGAATAAACAGAGAAGCAACAATCATCACCAACAAAGAAAATCTGATCATCCAATGTATGCACTTCAATCCACTCATGTTGCTCTTCATTTAGCTGGTACACTTTAATTTCAAGGGGATTAAACCAAGAAGGCCCTTCTTGGGGATTAAACAGAAAAGGGCTGATACCTTCCGACTTCTTGTCAACATCTAAAACCATATCAACGAGAAACAACTGCCCACGTGATTCCTGTTGAAGAGCTCAGCTATGGCACCAGACGAAGACATGCAGAGATGAAGCtagagagaagagaagagaagctCCAAGAGATTCCATTGGATGAACAGAAGAAAATGAAATTTGTACAGTGTTTACAACGAACTAACTGCTATTTATACTACAAAACTAATTAACCGACTTTACTTAACTTAATTACAGCTCATTGACAGTTGTACATCCACAACTAGAATTCtctacactccccctcaagctgagGGATGAAAACATGTTCTTCATTCCTAGCTTACTCACTAAGTATTCATGTTATGGACTACAAAGACTCTTTGTCAGCACATCTGCAAGTTGTTCTTTGGTTCCAATATGTTGTGTTTGAACCCGACCTTCCTGAATTTTTTCCCTCACAAAATAACAGTCTATGTCAATGTGTTTTGTCCTCCCATAAAAAATAGGATGAGCTGCAATTTGAATGGCAGCTTTGCTATCACAGAAGAGTTGTATTGGAACCTCAACCTCAATGCTAAGTTCTCTGAACAGTCCTGCCAGCCATGTAACTTCAGATACTGTTGTGGCCATGCTTCTGAATTCTGCTTCAGCCGAGCTTCTGGAGACTGTTCCTTGCTTTTTTGATTTTTAGGATATCAAGGCTTCTGCAAACTTGATCACATAACCAGTTACTGATCTTCTTGTTTCCACACAAGCACCCCAATCTGAGTCACAGTAAGTAATTAACTTCATATTTCCACCTGCTGACATGAACAGACCTATTCCTGGAGTTCCCTTTATATACATGATAATTCTCATAGCAACACTCATATGAGACTGTTTAGGGGCATGCATGAACTGTCTAAGTACTTGAACCACAAAGGCTATATCAGGCCTAGTCATGGTCAAGTACAACAATCTACCCACTATTCTCTGATACCTCCCTTTGTCTTCAAGTTCATTGTCATTGTCACTAACATTCTTGTTGACAGCCTTATCAAATTCTATAGACGTTAGCTTGTGATTGAACTCTAGTAGAGTAGTCGATGGCTTTCCACCTGACATACCAAGCTTAGATACCAATTCAAGGGCATACTTCCTTTGGAACATTGGAATTCCCTTTTCTGATCTGGAGAATTCAATGCCCAAGAAGTAATTTAGCTCCCCAAGGTCTTTCATTTTGAAACTGACCTGTAAATCCTTCCTCACTTGCTCAATCCACTTCAAGTTAGTCCCTGTTACTAGGAGATCATCTACATAAAAAAGTATGACTACCAAGTCTGATCCCTTTTGTTGTGTGAAGAGAGAATAGTCATAATGGGACTGTTTGAACCCCATATCCAATAGAGCTTCTGTTAACTTCAAGTTCCACTATCTATGAGCTTGTTTTACCCCATACAAGGACTTATTAAGCCTGCACACCTTCTGATACTCCCTCTGGCTTGAAAAACCATATGGAATTTGCATAATGACATCTTCAGAAAGATCCCTTGAAGAAATGCATTATACACATCCATTTGAAAAATGTGCCAATGAGAAGCTGCTGCTAGAGCTATTACAGACCTCACTGTAGACATCTTGGCCACATAAGAGAATGTCTTAGTATAATCCAGTCCCTCCTGTTGGCTATAGCCTTTGTCTACAAGCCTGTCTTTGTATATTTCCACTTCTCCATTTGATTTGTATTTCACCTTGAACACCTATTTGTAGCCAATGAGTGCCTTGACCTAAGGCAAATCAGCTACGGTCCAAGTCTGATTCCTTTCAAGTGCAACTATTTTAGCTTTCATAGCATTAACCCAGAGGGGATCTTTACAAGCTTCAGCATAGGATGTAGGTTCGAGTATTGCTGAGTAGGCAGCCAAAGAAGCCTTATAAGTAGAGGACAAGCGATTAAGGGTGCTTATCGGGCGAATCAGACGGATAATTATACTTAAAGGTTCGGCTTAACACTATCgaattataaatatagtaatctTCTAGCCATCTAATAAGACAATGGGCGAATTTGTATCAGATTAACGATTATCGGACGGTTTATCGAGTAAACTAAAtagaatatttttgaagaattattcaatcaataccaaacggTTTAAAATCAATAgcaaatttttaataccatctaaGATCTAACAGTATTTTTGAATTGAAGAGTCTTCTTCCAAGTTCCAATCTAGTTCATATTCACGACTACTCATACAAACTTTCAGTAACATTCTTTCTTCACAAGAAATccagattataaaataaaaaatctagaaAATCAGACTTTAATTTGTTAGATGCTTGCAAAAAGGACATAAACCAGACAATCCACCTATTACGGATAAAACCAACGGACAATTCAACAAATTACtttcaatagtactttatatacataggggtaaaagtgtaaatatttaaattcttaacgggttaacggtttacccaATAAGTAAATTGAGAAATATGCCCCCAAATCTTTAAGccattaattataaaatctcaatccgttcatCACCCATTACCTCGATAAttcgataccaataagccatcggTTCGGTTAacgatttcggttcggttttgaacagtCCTACAAGTGGTCATAACAAATATAGGAGGATATATGATAAGAGAAGGAGGGCAGCTTAGACTGCACAGCATAATCCTGCATCCACACAGGTGGTTTAGAGGGTCTAGAAGATCTTCTGAGTCTCTCCACAAACGGCTGAATAAAACGACCTAGTCGATCGTTTTAAGTATCTTAGCTCTGATCTCCTATTTATTGCCTTctctatgttatattatggttatgtaACTTTTCGGGgtgtttgattttggtttcgggtgagtttcggaatgcaatgggacacatagtccctaagttggagtccTAAGTTGTTAGAGtggaccgtagtttgacttttgtgtagacgactccgaaatggagttttgacagttccaaaagctctgtatggtgattttagacttaggagcatgtacgaATAGTTCTGTTCCTGAAATCAAACATAATTCTTCCTTAAGGTGTTGATCCATTGCACTCCCAGTACTATATCCACATTCCCTAATGGTAGCAATAGGAAATCCGATAAGAATATTGTTCCTTGCTGTAGCCATTGTAGGTTCttgcatacaacaacaatatGTACTTTTCTACCATCAGCTATACTGATAGATTGGTCTACTATAAAGCTAAATTGGCACCCTAGTTTTTTGGCAACTTCCTGATCAATAAAGTTGTGTGTAGTACCAGTATCAatcaaaacttataaaatctagtTTTGAGAATCGAGTAAAGAAGTTACCATTTCCTTGATGAGCAGAACCACTGTGTGATTTCTTGTTTCAAACCTCTATTGGTTCCCCTCTGTTAATCGAAGACTCGGCTACAATTTATTCTTTTCCTCTTTGAGTGATGACTCCAATGGCTTTCTTAAGGCCATGCAATTCCTTATCAACTTGTGAATTCCTCTCACTCATGCTTACCATGCCGTCCATCACCTTGTGCAACTGCTCTTGAATCTGAGACGGTTTGTCCTCCATTTCCTTGACTGGTTTGTCTTGATTTTTGGTTCGAGTCTTGTTGATTATTCTGAGAATCGATTGCTCTGATATCAATTGATACAATCAGGGAAGATCGCAATGGAATTTGTTAGTCTAGGAGCTAAGCTCGAAGAAGATGATAGCTAGTTCAAGGTATAACCGAGAAAATTAGCTAGAGGAGATATGAGAAAAGAGAATAAAATGatcttatttcatgaattaatcaaATTACAATGTAGCAATGTATTTATATCACATCTAATTAGCAACAATGCTAATTTCAGTCTCTCTATAATGCACTTTCCCACTAATTGTTTTAACTAACTTTCAACTAACTCGTAACTAACTGTAACTAACTCCTCTGACAGCTGCAACTAATGCAATGCCAATTGCAATGCTCATTTCACCAAGTCCATTTCTGCGCATAGATCTTATGTAAAATCTAGAGCTTCTACTATAGACTTACCATGGACTGAATATTTACTAGCTTTGAATTAAAGATTTGGGGATAATTTTGAAGATCCTATGGAGGCTTTGAAGAATTTAAGCCAAACTGCTGGGGTTAAGGAATATCAAGCAGAATTTGACAGATTATTAATTGTTGTTAATCTGACAATTGAGAATGctattagttattttttaggGGGACTTAAACCAGAACTAAATAAAGCTGTCAAAATTCAAGCACCAAGAACTTTAATGCAAGCATATAAGATTTCCAGATTACAGGAGGAAGTTTTTGATGCCCATGCCAAAATCTGGGGATTGAAACCTATTTCCAGATCTTTTCACTCTAACTTCAatctcttacgcgaacgcgagaacccactcgcgaacgcgatgaccaaagatcccaagcttcgcgatcgcgaagcctcactcacgaacgcgtagaccaaatgTGTGAGGTCCCCCCCAGCCCGCCTTTCCTCTTTGTGAATGCGGCTCCCTGTCCGCGATCGCATTGCACAAACCCACTGACCCTTCGCGAGCGCATggccttcttcgcaaatgcgaagggtaaATATCCAAAAACTTCTAAAGACTCTGCATGAATGCAGGAaaatcttcgcgaacgcatagaaggaaaccaaaacTGTAGATAAACCCGAACTTCAGCAAATCCTTAAGGTTctgaaatgcgccgaacatggtccgaattacacccgagacccctgggacctcaaccaaacatacaaacaagtcctaaaacacaaaatggacctactcgaggacaagaatcacatcaaacaacatcgattctatgaatTGCAACCCAAATTCAAGTCGGTGAACTATGAACTTTCGAATTTCGAAAccaatgtcgattcataccaaaacaactccgattgactttaaattttgtacacaagtcatacatgacattacagacctatttcaacttctggaatcataattcgaccccgatatcaataaattcaactcccAATCAGGcattttccgcgttcgcgaagaagaaatcactgggcagcagaacttaagtttgaaaatcaagggttcatctcatatttcatattttggacctagagagctcgatgTGAGGCAACcttttgagagattttcatagaaatcgttggggtaagtgattctaacatgGATTggtctatatttcatgaatctattactatattcatcatctaattaggaatttgagttggaaatttggggaaaatggtagaaacttcctagactaaatgttttagttttgaaaggcgatttgaagtcGAATTTGAGtcattcttgtatggttggactcattatcgaatgggtgttcagattttgtaaatttGGCCAGGTTGCGAGACGCGAGCCcagttgaccttttgagttgaatttttatttctttgcaaatattttaactttattattcgaattagtttcctacagtttatatttatagaatgaagttgttttgtctagattcgagccgttcggagttggataatcaagggaaaggcctactagtggattgagttagcgtgatttgaggtaagtgacttggctaaccttgtgtggggagaatttccccttaggatttgtgttggttgtgaaaattgtgatatgtgaaagctatgtacgcaaggtgacgagtgtgtacacaggctaaatgtggaaattaccggttttagctatgtagattcctttcatgccttaattgagttatcttaacatgttatacTCATCAttattagtctattttcacatgccTTCTTGCCTTACTCTCTTACATGCTAATTGCCTTACAGGTTGAGTtcaagttcttgtttcctttattccgtaTTCCTTATTTAATcgttgaactctttacttgaagttgttaaatcatggaatatcttgttgttgaaattggtattgagatataaaggccgtgattcacattaagccaaagtgttaagttgtgaaataccattctgttgagttattcattccgattgttattgttgagactcttgtgtacattgtggtttaTCCATGGGCTCTTTACTATGAAAATACTattattgtttggtttctctggcaagttgtgatattgggcacttgaggtgcgatttgtgatatattttgatattgatacgcatgcggtggtataaggttttggggttgaaacacatgcggtaagataaggtgggcttgatacgcgtggctagtagggaaactactcgaagtcatgcggtgtgataaggtgcgtcaaaatgcgggatgctatttcggaaaaatgattttcaaaactaaatgtcaaGGCTTAAGATTTGTGttttattcttgtgatttgatactacgaggcggtacctcagtagtgACTCTTATTGACATTCCTCTATttttgcacttgtctttggttgttgtttccttagcatcttattaattattttatatgtaTTGCACTAATTGCTTTAGTTCCATGTAGCTAACCTTGATATGCtatttgttgtttcaatttcattactgTCATTATTACATTGCCTTACACTTGTTCAGTCTTTTattttttccagtagggccttgacctgacctcgtcagtaCTCTACCTAGGTTAGGTTTgaaacttactgggtactgttgtggtatactcatgctacacttttgcacatctttttgtgtagatccattTACCTCATATCAGTCCAGGCATCAGTGAGTTAAGTCCGTgcgtggagactttaaggtacactTGCaagcgttcgcaggcctcagagtcactcTCTATCTacttttatattttcctttttctacTAGTTACAGTTGTATAGGGTTGACTAGGATGCCTTTGTAGAGCATGTGACTCGatatcaccaggttttggggaaacCATATATGTTGAGCAGCGAAATTTATTCTATatatatgttgcgtattgggagtTTAATTGCTATTTCAGTTAATTccgcatgtttgttaggcttagcTAGTCTTAGAGACTGGGTGCCATCAAGACATCCTATGGAGGGgaactggggtcgtgacaagttggtatcatagctctaggttcataggtgttatgaatgaaaagcaagtttagtagagtctaacagatcggtacggagacgtctgtgcctatcttcgggaggctatggaactattaggaaaatttccacttctttgattccttattgtgacttcaaaattcaaaatctctgtctttctattctctcacagacggTGAGGACATGCACAGCTGGATCTGAtaatcagacacccgcgcccccttcCAGATCCGCGAGATgccggggccggggcagaggccgatgacgtccatgtggtgcagcttgagcacctgcacgagctactacagaggagccacatgtagctctagttggagagcagacacctgagatgcctgttactactcttGTATTTCAGGAATTGGTActttagctcaggcggggttgattccactagctcctgccacatctcaggccgggggaggaacacagactcccaccgcccgtacctCCGAGCAGTGGGTCCAGGTTGACTAGGTCCTAGAGGTTATACTAGTACAACCGGTTGTCCCAATTCAGCttgaggttagggcagcaacatctgagggtGATCAGCtcaagctcgagaggtacaagaagtaacaccctcctactttcagtgctTTGGCATtagaggatgctcaaggttttcttgAGTAGTGCCACAGTATCCTTTGtattatgggtattgtggaatcaagtagggttgcttttactacgttccagcttaagggagtaGCTTATCAGCAGTGGCGAGCgtacgagttgggtagcccagccgaggcaGCTTTACTCACCTGGGATTTGTTCTCAGAAATGTttatgagggagtttgttccctagagtcttagggatgcagggcgcgcagagtttgagcagttacgtcagggtGCTTTGACCgtatcggagtatgcagtccagttcagtgatttgtccaggaaTGCACTAGCTTTGGTTGCTACTATGAGAGAACGAGTTCGTCAATTTATCGAGGGGTTCAACCTTGGTATCAGAttcagcatggcccgagagtttgAGATGGACATCctataccagcaggtagtggagatcgcttaaagattggagggtatgtggtccagagagagagagaggagagtgaggccaagagacctcgagattctggcacatatagtggtgcccgtgccccagttgcagcccgtcatggtagaggctatatgAGTCGTCCTGTTTATTCAGCACTTTCAGCTTCCAGTAGTATTCCGGCCACTCCCAGGCCacaggttgcccattatgcaccgccactgtctagtgcacctactgcacggggtgctttcaatgGTCAGTCTAGCCGACCAAGCCCGAGTCAGTCTCAGCAGCCATGTCCTCTAAGAGCgatttttgagtgtggtgacactcgtcatatggtgagggattgccctagactcaggaggggtgcacctccacagactactcaggccccacatattccacagggccctcaggcttctcatgCCGTGGTTACcccaccagttgccactccacctgcacaaccagctagagatGGAGGTTGGGTAGGTAGAGAtcgccctagaggaggaggccaggccacatattatgctcttcctgctaggacggaggcggttgcatccgactcagttgtcacatgtattgttccgatttgtcatagagatgcattagtcttatttgatccaggctccacttattcctatgtatcatcttactttactccatatttgggtatatccagtgattctttgagttctcctgtctatgtgtccatgcctgtgggagatttcatttttgttgaccatgtgtatcagtcgtgtttagttgttcttggtggttttgagaccagagccgacctattgttgctcagtatggtagattttgatgttattttgggtatggactggtagTCGaactatcatgctattctagattgtcacgccaagacagtgacgttggcgatgccagtTTTGCCatggttggagtggagaggtactttagattatgttcctagcagggtggtgtctttccttaaggcacagTGGATGGTTGgcaaggggtgtgatgcgtatctatcatatgtgagagatatcagtgttgatactcctacagtTGAATCAATTCCGGTAGTGAGGGGTTATCCAGATGTATTCTCGGCAGACCTTTCGGGCATGTagcccgacagggatatcgattttggtattgatttgttaccaggcactcactccatttctattccaccatatcgtatggctccaggagagttgaaagagcagtttcatgagttgcttgataagggtttcattcggcccagtgtatcaccctggggtgctctggtcttgtttgttaagaagaaggatagttgtatgcacatgtgtattgattatcgccagttgaacaaggttacggtgaagaacatgtatccattgccacacattgatgacctatttgatcagctacagggtgccggagtgttctccaagattgatttatggTCAGGCTATCATCATTTGAGGATTCAGAAGCCCGATttcccgaagactgcctttagaACTCGGTAtgatcattacgagttccttctgatgtcttttaggctgaccaatgccccaacaacattcatgcacttagaactcagtatggtcattacgagttccttgtgatgtcttttaggctgaccaatgccccaacaacatttatgcacttaatgaacagtgtattccagccatatcttgactcatttgtcattgtgtttattgatgatatcttggtgtactcccggagctgggaggatcatgagcaacacttgaggaccttgagagaaaagaagttgtatgcaaaattttcaaagtgtgaattctggcttgattcggtagcgtttttgggtcatgtagtgtcgagtgaggggatcaagatggatctgaagaagatagaagcagtgtagagttggcccagatcatCTTCAGCTATCgtgatctggagttttcttggtttggcaaggTATTACCATCGATTCGTAGAggttttctcatctattgctgcacctatgaccagattgaccagaagggtgctccgttcaggtggaccgaggggTGTGATGAGAGCTTTCAAATGCTCAAGACAGCTCTGACTACAAcaccaatgttggtattacctacgggTTCGAGGTCTTACACtctatattgtgatgcatcgcgtattggtcttggcgcgatgttgatgcaggatggtagggtaattgcctacacgtctagacaattgaaggtgcatgagaagaactatactttccacgaccttgagttagtagctattgttcattccttgaagatttggcggcactatttatatggtgtcccttgtgaggtctataccgaccattggagtctacaacatctgttcaaatagaaggatcttaacttgcgtcagcggtggtggttagagtttcttaaggactatgatatcaacattctatatcatcccgaggaggctaatatggtggccaatgctttgagtcgaAAGGTGAAGTataacattttaccctcagataGATAGACATTTCGAGCAcattattcagatactggaggatatgcttcgtgcatgtgtgatagagtttgggggttattgggattagttcttgccgcttgcggagttggcctacaacaacaactaccagtcgagcatttagatggctctgtatgaggcctttgtatgggaggcagtgttggtctctggtgggttggttt containing:
- the LOC138904749 gene encoding uncharacterized mitochondrial protein AtMg00810-like — its product is MATARNNILIGFPIATIRECGYSTGSAMDQHLKEELCLISGTELFVFKVKYKSNGEVEIYKDRLVDKGYSQQEGLDYTKTFSYVAKMSTVRDLSEDVIMQIPYGFSSQREYQKSHYDYSLFTQQKGSDLVVILFYVDDLLVTGTNLKWIEQVRKDLQVSFKMKDLGELNYFLGIEFSRSEKGIPMFQRKYALELVSKLGMSGGKPSTTLLEFNHKLTSIEFDKAVNKNVSDNDNELEDKGRYQRIVGRLLYLTMTRPDIAFVVQVLRQFMHAPKQSHMSVAMRIIMYIKGTPGIGLFMSAGGNMKLITYCDSDWGACVETRRSVTGYVIKFAEALIS